In Xylanibacillus composti, the following are encoded in one genomic region:
- a CDS encoding DUF2087 domain-containing protein, which translates to MHHASELFWSASVEELKRGYVYLEREEEFVCLVCGESFEQGRIYADNGQYYEAERFMRRHIELEHRSMLTYLLGLDKKITGLSDLQKQLVQLFDQGWSDKEIMKEIGSNSTSIVRNHRFALREKMKQAKVFLAIMEQIEEKTARPQKFIHTHRTPEMVDERYAITEEEHENLLRVYFPNGLEGALAQFPKKQKHKLAILTHVARRFQANRTYSEQEVNEKLREIYPDYVTLRRYLIDYGFMERLPSGKEYWVKLSEEDRRTKP; encoded by the coding sequence ATGCATCATGCTTCCGAATTGTTTTGGTCAGCGTCAGTGGAAGAACTGAAGCGCGGCTATGTATATCTGGAACGGGAAGAGGAGTTTGTCTGTTTGGTGTGCGGCGAATCGTTTGAACAAGGGAGAATATACGCCGACAATGGTCAATATTACGAGGCGGAGCGATTCATGCGGCGGCATATCGAGCTTGAGCATCGCTCCATGCTCACTTACCTGCTAGGCTTGGATAAGAAAATAACGGGCTTGTCCGATTTGCAAAAACAGCTCGTCCAGCTGTTCGATCAAGGTTGGAGCGATAAGGAGATCATGAAGGAGATTGGCAGCAACAGCACGTCCATTGTTCGAAATCACCGGTTTGCATTGCGGGAAAAGATGAAACAGGCCAAAGTATTCCTGGCGATTATGGAGCAAATTGAGGAAAAAACGGCCAGACCGCAAAAATTCATCCACACGCACCGCACACCTGAAATGGTAGATGAGCGATATGCGATTACGGAAGAGGAACACGAGAATCTGCTGCGGGTCTACTTCCCAAACGGCCTTGAGGGCGCATTGGCCCAATTCCCGAAGAAGCAGAAGCACAAGCTGGCCATTCTGACGCATGTCGCCAGAAGGTTCCAGGCGAATCGCACTTATTCCGAGCAAGAAGTCAATGAGAAGCTGAGGGAGATTTACCCGGATTACGTGACCCTGCGGCGTTATTTGATCGATTATGGATTTATGGAGAGGCTGCCCAGCGGGAAGGAATACTGGGTCAAGCTTTCAGAAGAGGACAGGAGGACCAAGCCATGA
- a CDS encoding GIY-YIG nuclease family protein has protein sequence MTMDKQKRKEMAKAYVQTHRPMGVYQLLNKTNGKRLIGSSMNLDGAYNGLRFQLNMGSYYINKELQDDWKKYGEENFSFEVLQTLKPQEEFLQSDEELVKYKKELEELEQLMLEELQPYGERGYNKPDKNG, from the coding sequence ATGACTATGGATAAGCAAAAACGAAAAGAAATGGCCAAAGCCTATGTGCAGACTCACCGGCCCATGGGAGTCTACCAGCTGCTAAACAAGACAAACGGCAAGCGTCTAATCGGCAGCAGCATGAATTTGGACGGCGCCTATAACGGGCTTCGGTTTCAGCTCAATATGGGCAGTTACTACATCAACAAAGAGCTGCAGGACGATTGGAAGAAATACGGCGAGGAGAACTTCTCCTTCGAAGTGCTACAGACTCTCAAACCGCAGGAAGAGTTTTTGCAGAGCGATGAAGAGCTGGTCAAGTACAAGAAGGAATTGGAGGAGCTTGAGCAGCTGATGCTGGAGGAGCTTCAGCCGTATGGCGAACGGGGTTACAATAAGCCGGACAAGAACGGGTGA